The Candidatus Dependentiae bacterium genome includes a region encoding these proteins:
- a CDS encoding RNA-binding protein, protein MDNQQTIFIGNLAFSTDKNELQDAFGKFGIISEINIPTNRETGQPRGFAFVKFETEDAAKEALSMDGQELNSRSLKVNIAHGKKESFAPRSGAGSTGGSRFGGERRGGMGGGSSTGGSRFGSGSRGGSSDRGGSSRY, encoded by the coding sequence ATGGACAACCAACAAACAATTTTTATCGGCAATCTTGCTTTCAGCACTGATAAAAATGAGCTACAAGATGCATTTGGAAAATTCGGAATTATTTCTGAAATCAACATTCCAACAAACCGTGAAACTGGACAACCTCGTGGTTTTGCATTTGTAAAATTCGAAACAGAAGACGCAGCTAAAGAAGCTCTTTCTATGGACGGTCAAGAACTTAACAGCCGTAGCTTAAAAGTTAACATCGCTCATGGCAAAAAAGAATCTTTCGCTCCACGTAGCGGCGCTGGCAGCACAGGCGGCAGCAGATTCGGCGGCGAACGTCGTGGCGGCATGGGCGGCGGAAGCAGCACAGGCGGCAGCAGATTCGGAAGCGGATCACGCGGTGGCAGCAGCGACCGTGGCGGCAGCAGCCGTTACTAA
- the ftsH gene encoding ATP-dependent zinc metalloprotease FtsH: MKPNKPFNSFGPKGLLIGIIVAVGLMAALTHLTDYAKNIGNISYKEFLDKVRANQVKAVTVSGQFVDGLTQDNQRFQTVVAERSSDFDLFEKHGVDFAVSTPSMSTGSWHVFLVIGVLMILGILSAWYFLRQSGGNGKNGGGAGGIFNIGKSRAKMFLPSTIKERFSSVAGAHEAKEDLKDIVDFLKDPAKYRRLGAQITRGVLLVGEPGTGKTLLARAVAGEANCPFFSVSGSDFIEVFVGVGASRVRDLFAEAKKKAPCIVFIDEIDAIGRQRGSSMGGGNEEREQTLNQLLTEMDGFEINKDPIIVLAATNRPDVLDKALVRPGRFDRQIEVPVPDLLSREEILKVHLKKITVVGDLDVKRIARGTPGFTGADLANLVNEATIIASKKNLTEVSMYEFEEARDKIMIGKESKTMILTDHDKKMTAYHEGGHALARVLMPKDTDPLHKVTIIPRGRALGVTHFLPEREKYSRNKEEMLATVAAALAGRAAEELVFNELSTGAYSDFKAATETARSMVCYYGMTDALGKRVYLDTYDTKGGYSQKTFEKIDDEITRILDEQYAFVMQLLKDNRDKLDLLAQALLEKETLYASDVYELLGIEPREDLRLI; this comes from the coding sequence ATGAAACCAAATAAACCATTTAATTCATTTGGCCCAAAAGGCCTTTTGATCGGCATAATTGTAGCAGTTGGCCTTATGGCAGCGCTTACTCATCTTACAGATTATGCTAAAAACATTGGAAATATTTCATATAAAGAGTTTTTGGATAAAGTTCGTGCAAATCAGGTCAAGGCTGTTACGGTCTCGGGTCAATTTGTAGATGGACTTACTCAGGATAATCAAAGATTTCAAACCGTGGTTGCAGAGCGTTCAAGCGATTTTGATTTATTTGAAAAGCATGGCGTTGATTTTGCGGTAAGCACTCCATCGATGTCTACAGGCTCGTGGCATGTATTTCTAGTTATTGGCGTTTTAATGATTTTAGGGATACTTTCTGCATGGTACTTTTTACGTCAGTCTGGGGGTAATGGTAAAAATGGTGGTGGCGCTGGTGGTATTTTCAACATCGGAAAAAGTCGAGCTAAAATGTTTTTGCCTTCTACCATAAAAGAACGTTTTTCATCTGTGGCTGGTGCTCATGAGGCAAAAGAAGATTTAAAAGATATTGTTGATTTCTTAAAAGATCCTGCAAAATATAGACGCCTTGGAGCTCAAATCACTCGTGGCGTTTTGCTAGTCGGTGAGCCAGGAACAGGAAAAACTTTACTTGCTCGTGCAGTTGCTGGTGAAGCAAATTGCCCATTTTTTAGTGTCAGTGGGTCTGATTTTATAGAAGTCTTTGTAGGTGTTGGTGCATCTCGAGTTCGCGATCTTTTTGCAGAAGCAAAAAAGAAAGCTCCTTGCATAGTTTTTATTGATGAAATCGACGCGATTGGTCGTCAACGCGGCTCTTCTATGGGTGGCGGAAACGAAGAACGCGAACAAACATTAAATCAGCTTTTAACAGAAATGGATGGATTTGAGATTAACAAAGATCCAATTATTGTTCTTGCTGCTACAAATCGTCCTGATGTTTTAGATAAAGCCTTAGTTCGTCCAGGTAGATTTGATAGACAAATTGAAGTTCCAGTTCCAGACTTGCTAAGCCGTGAAGAGATTTTAAAAGTTCATTTGAAAAAAATTACGGTCGTTGGAGATCTTGATGTTAAAAGAATCGCGCGCGGAACTCCTGGTTTTACGGGTGCTGATCTTGCAAATTTAGTTAATGAAGCAACAATCATTGCTTCAAAGAAGAATCTAACAGAAGTAAGTATGTATGAGTTTGAAGAAGCTCGTGATAAAATTATGATTGGAAAAGAATCTAAAACAATGATTCTTACTGATCATGATAAAAAGATGACCGCTTATCATGAAGGCGGTCATGCGCTAGCTCGAGTATTGATGCCAAAGGATACGGATCCTTTACACAAAGTAACAATCATTCCTCGCGGAAGAGCTCTTGGCGTAACTCATTTTTTACCAGAGCGTGAAAAATACAGCAGAAACAAAGAAGAAATGCTCGCAACAGTTGCTGCAGCACTTGCAGGGCGAGCAGCAGAAGAGTTGGTTTTCAATGAGCTTTCAACTGGCGCATACAGCGATTTTAAAGCTGCTACAGAAACAGCTCGTTCGATGGTTTGTTATTATGGTATGACTGACGCCTTGGGTAAACGTGTGTATCTTGATACATATGATACAAAGGGTGGTTATTCACAAAAGACATTTGAAAAAATTGATGATGAAATTACAAGAATCTTAGATGAGCAGTACGCATTCGTTATGCAGCTTCTTAAAGACAATCGAGATAAACTTGATTTGCTAGCTCAAGCATTGCTAGAAAAAGAAACTTTGTATGCGTCTGACGTGTATGAACTTCTTGGCATAGAGCCTCGAGAAGACCTGAGATTAATCTAA